GTATGCATACTTGTTTCCTCCTGGGCCCTGATATATAAACAGCCTGTGTAAATCCCTGTAAAGCTCTTGGGACCCTGGTCCTGGTAATCCAGTAATCCATCCCTGCATTTAACTTGTCTTTACCTGCCTACCTATTGCTTTTATTGCATAGAGAGAGTCATACGGTGGCCTAAAAAGTCCAAGCCACTGCAAATTAAAAAGAGCTGctaaagcacaaaacacatccatcaaaatgacAACAGGCGCTTAAAATAGACATATATACAGCCAAAAATTAAGTCTTTAGTAAGGTCCAGTGATACACACAGACATGGTAATCACAGTAACAAACATAACTCACTTTTTTAGAAATTCAGTTGCCACAAATAGTCCTCTGTGCCCACAGGAAAGTCTGAGGCGTTAGTAAAGACGTAAGTATCTTAGGGGAACAGTATTTTTTAGGGttccccgggaaaattctgttgcgTTGTGGCTGTATTtccagcgtgtttctgtatttgcagcaccTGTGTGGTCactttgatggatgtgttttgtgcttttgcagctcttttcaatttgcATTGGGTTGGACTTTTTCGGCCACTGTAAACTCCAGATACTACAGCCACATCAATTACAGTCAGGAGATGGCAATTACAGTTATCTAAAGTAAACTAGAATTTGACTAGTAGCCTAACCACTGACTAAAGGACATAAAAAAGGACAAAgatgattttttctttttgaaaatgCAACATGttacagtaaaactatatttttcATGCACTACCTAAAATATCTTAGCAGAAACACTACAACATGGCTTAAAATAAAGTTATTGTCCAATATATTATTTAGTCTTTTCACTTTAACTAATTAACTTTAGGAAACGATAGAAATATTAAAAACGTATAGGCCTTTTCTAAATTTAGACATTTAGAAGTGCTTTTagaaatctcaaatgtaaatgttattattaaaatagttatttattaaatcatcCAGTGTATTGCAAAATATAGCCTACAAAATATAGCCTATGTACGCTGGAATTTCTAATGTGTAACTACTATAATGCAGTGCGGTAGCGGCACAGCGATTGTCTGTTGTTCCCGAGTCAGTGCGCTATATAGTAAATTGGTTAACGAGTTAACCATTCCAAATACACTCAGTCTTTCCTACCCAAACCGGCACCCAAACACAACTGTTAGCGATGGCTAATATAATTTCAATTCATTAACACAAACAAGCCCAAATGGACCGCCTAGAGGGAAATTTTGCACACCAACACCAAagcaagttagcttagctaagctaggttaggtagttaaGGAGCTAAGCTAACTAGGTTAACTAGTCCTCTGTTGATAAGAAGCGCCACCTGCTGTTTTAGCTTAAAGGTGACTATTAATGCAAGCTGcctacaaataaattaaattaaatttaaagacTATTCACACTATACTAAAGAATCCATCAGAAAGCCTTTATTCGCTGGCGCTAGTTAAATGATAACGTTACACCACTTCTACTGACCGCAGACCCGCTAAAGAAAAGCGCGCTGAACTGTGAACCTGTGTCAGAACTGCCTGGATTTAAAAAAAGACTGTAATTTACTAAACGCCCTGCACAATTCACACTATATTACCTCTTAACTGCTAGAAACCAAACATTAGCTAACTTATGTAGCGTTAGGTTAAGTTACCTGACGGGTCGCGACTCTCGTTGTCTTATTGTTAGTAACGTTAGTTAGTTAATGGCGGACTGGCGCCATCTCCGCTGATTGCTCCGCAGCTAGCTGCAGCTAATTGGAAAGCTAACGTCAGGTACGATCAAAGCTAGTGGCAAGCTAAACTTTATACAGCTGTAAAAGTTTGTCGagtaacgttagctaacgttaactagttaTCACTGAAGAAATTGTGTGATTAATCCACTGCAGTGGAGTGCGGGTTTTAATCTTACCTGAAATCATCTTTGGGAACAAGCAGCAAATAGGACATGAGGAAGGTAAATAACTAACTACATGTCGCTGCCAGGATCGAGGCTCCCTCAAACGGGCCTTCTCACTATTAACTTCACTAACTaatacacagtgtgtgtgtctgtgtgttaaaaGTTACTCCAGAGTTATTGATGAAGTGTGGAGAGGTGGTGAAACAGCGCCTCACTGGAAGCCAAAATGGAGTTCGGAGAAAAGTGACGGTTGGCGCCGCTGATCTGAAGCTCCTCCTTCTATGGCCACACCCAGGTCGTAAAACTGCCCATAATACGCATTATAcgtataaaattaatttataacacttatttaagcatttattgaGATCTCTTTGTGGTTTTCTAAACTCTGAACTCTGAACAAGGATCCTAATGATATCCATTCATATGGGCAGGCATTcaccaatattttaaaataagatggCCTGCAGTGAACAGTAATGACCCACAATAATCAGCCTCACTGTTTTTCAACACACTTCACAAAATACTTCATCACTGTAGATAAGTGTCAATAATCGCAAGGTCAGAGGAAAAATACTAATCTGTAACAGCTTTACAAATTGTCTGTGCCAAAGCAAAAACAATTCTCAACACAAGAACAAGTGTGTACCCTTGGCTAAAACGTATCTCCTTTATACATTTTCCATCTGTCCTGCAAGTTCTTAGCGCAGGATTAAACCCATTGCAGCATTGTCCGAGCCTCCTTAAGAACAGTGTAActtgttatttattaaatcatttttgtGGTTCTCCACTGAAGAGAGATGGGTTCCTCAAACACATCCAAAACAGCTTTTACAATATGCTAAAATCACATAATATGAACACATGAGGGACAGAGTTAATCAAGACAAGCAATGAATTCATAATTTAGACATTTTAATAACAAAAGTATGTGGTTACATATCCCAATAAGTCATTCGGAAATCACTTATTAACCAACATCttacagtgttaaacaaatgctgtccaaaaaaatacatgtatctAATTTTTGCCAACATTGTGTTTGAACACAGAAGTTCTTCAAACTGTGTCAGCATTTcttaatgaatagaccaatagaaatgctccagaacTGTCTAAAATGAAAAACTgacttttactgaaaaaaaacaaaaaaaaagtttttcattcTCTGTAAAGCGACTATTCTGAACACATTTTTCTTTGGACAGGGATGATATTCTGGCCCAAAATTGCTTCACCTTCACAATATGAAGTACATAAAGAGTATGCTCCTTTTAACTGTACAAATTTCAGGGTTTATCTTTATGCTTGctttaaacagtgtaaaaaataaaacaatataagagagagaaagagtggaggggggggggggtcacagAGAAACAAAAAGGAGAAAACTACTTTGGCGGGTCTGTATTTATGCCATATTTCTCTTTGAGTAGTTTCAGctgctcttcttttttctttgtgtcCATTTTCTGGAATGcctgagacaaaaaaaagagagaaataagatTAAACAATCCAGGCGAATTGAAGTAAAACAAAAGACCTCACAAACCTGAATTAGTAATGTCAAACTTACTCTGTTTGCATTGTAGTACAAAACAACCAAGTATCTGTTGCAGACGTTAAATCCAGAAAGGTGGTCACAGGCATTCTTTGCATCAAAGATGTCTTCATAAACTACATAGGCAGTTCCTCTGGTCTCTGGTGTGTTCCCACTGCAAGCACACAAAATACACTTATGATTAACAAACAATCTATAGGACATACAGTATGTGCAAATATaacattatcattttttttaaataatctccACACAccaccaataaataaataagattctTCAATCTTATTTACTTCAAACAATTTGAAGGCACCAAATCATTAGtcagtaaatgtaaataaatggttTTGTAAATCAATGCCACAAATAATTTAAGGCAATAATAAAAGCTATTGTATTTAACAGGCATCTAATGTAAGCTTGCCAGGATTGAATCATTTTGTCAGTTCCAGTGCCGTCAATCTGCACATTCATGAGAACAAACGtctttgccaagtcctgctagaaaataaaatccacatctccataaaagttgttagcagaAGGAGGCATGACATGCTGTAAGactttccgggaaaacactgaactgactttggacttgatataacacagtgtaccaacacaagcagatgacacgaccatcactgattgtggaaactccacactagaccttaagcagcttTGATTGTGTGCCTCCCCActcctcctccagactctggtccctttatttccaaatgaaatgtaaaatttactgatggtcagtgatggtttggagagccttgtcatctgctggtgttgctccactgtgttagatcaagtccaaaatcagcgAAGCTTCTACCAGGAGTTTTACAGCACTTcaggcttccctctgctgacaatttttttaaatagatcactatataatacatctatataatatgagtaaCTTTCCaatgaattttcttttttaaaaaacacctgtaaataaaaactttttaatttGCAGTGCCAGAGAGTTGACTCTCTGCAAATTGTCTTTTTCTTGAGTGGGACATAAAACAAGATTTGTCTTGCATTTCAAATGTATGTTAATTATTTTGCTTTGCttgcttatttgttttttttgtacacattaaACTCTCGTTTTCTACATCATACCGCTATATTTAAATACTAGGGCTTGGTTTCACAGACAGGAATTAAGCCAAGTTGTGGTAAAACTGATCACAGTACATACAGCATTTTCAAGGTAATAATATGGAGTGCAAAAGCTTATGTGTGGGAGGAGCTAATACACTGTAGGGAAATATTATGACAGCTAGCAACATAGAAACATTTCTTTAGCCctttctggatgggattagtttcttaggaggacgtctgtgaaaaatatttcacacttctactcagtaataaactcttgcatccggactgcaatggAAAAAAGGGGAccagtgagggttttttttttttttttgctttctcggtcacatgacatcgcgttcagtagctcctccattcccACTcattgttgtgtttacatggatctccaaggaaacgcgcacccaaattgtaattacagtgcgtggcagtgaacaaatagccattttattaaatgtgaggtgacaaaactcaagAGATGTccatccggatgggactaaaattaccggacgaccacagagttcagtgacaAACAGTAGGtagttcagcctgtaattttctcagaagacgTCTGAGGAAAACACAAACATGGTCTTTCCGGACGGGTATAAAatatcacagaggaccccctgagaaacaaatcctgtCTAGATGGGGCTTTTAACAATTCAGATCGATTCAGATTTAGTTTGTTGCAATCTGACATTTCTTCAGCAGGGGGCACTGTTAGAACAcaagtaaacataaaaatatatatctgacAAAGTACCATGTTGGCACATCATTTCCTGGGCAGAAAATATGTGTAAAACACAAAGATTCTTCATTATTATCCACTGGAGTCGGAGCAAAGCACCAGTCTCATACTTATCCAATACTTCTACTACCTTGTAACTTTATCACATTGTGCCCCCCTAAGCAGGTTTTATATTTGCAGAAATAGCGATTTCCCCTCACTCAGTTTTTGCAATTGTTTGTCAAAAAATTCTAAATCTAAACAGAGAATTATACATTCGTAACAGAATCTGAAATCTAGTTCTGTGTGTAGTCATTGTAGTTTTATGACTGTATTTGTGTAGCAGAGTCACTCATGATCTTTAAACGCCAActaaagactcatcttttcaaagactTCTTAAACTAATCTTTAAAATAATCATCTAGGgttaatgtttaatgttcttTAAACATCATCAAGCTTTAAGTAtttcttgatcctagtctctacaaactagctatggatattttgaacTAAACAACGAAGCATTGATGTAAGAAGCAGCAAAACAGGCAAACGGCATGTAATGTCATGAGAGTGAAGTAGAAAAAAGGTGCTGCAAAGTATAGATAATTTATTGTAACAATTATGTTAACTACTCACATTAGTCTTCTCATATAAGATCATTTAAATCTGGGGTGCACAACTGGTCCTGAACAGCCAGAATCCTACTCAGTTTAGTGCTTAGTCTGCTCAAACACGTGATTCAACATCTCTGATTCAACACATCAGTTAATCATCAACCCTTTAGTCCAAATGGCTCCGTATACCAAATAAACAATTGGCCtgctaactaaaaaaaataggaCATTGATCAGTACTTACACTCTGATTTGCCGGATGGGGCCGTATTTTCCAAATATGTCATACATTTCTTCTGCTGTGATTTTATAAGGAAGGTTACGTATGTACAATATCCTATTCACCTCCGGAGGCAAGCGAAtctgggagaaaaaaacaaaacaaagatgtTCTGCTTAATGCTCAGTTTCAATAACAACATTAAAAGTCTTGATTTTCACACGTTACAATAAAACATGGGATTTGTCACACTGTTGAAAGATTTGGGACTTTAGACCAGACATTGAGAAATTTCACTCTCCTATattaataacagctttaaaagaGAACGCTCACATTAACACTTCATCAGAACCGACTGAGGTTTCTTATTTAAACTTGGTTTTGTAAAGTACACGAGTGTTTAGTGGTGCTATTTGGGTTTTCTATTAACGAGAAAGAAGCTCCGCAGTTGTGGATAAAAAGCCAGCTAGATACTGTAGGAAATGTCCAGCATGATTAGAAGACAAAAcacactagctagttagcttagccagcctGTAAGTTGGTCGTGTTTTTATCTACGTTCAGCTAACTAACGCTACAAAGTTTTACTAGTTTAAACCGCGTGAATGAAAACTCCCCAAACAAGAGCGAGTGTTTATCTAGCCAGCTAGCTTGGTTAGCTTAGATACCGTGTTAGCTAACTGTCTCGGTCAGGGCGAgcggctaagctaagctaggttgGTTAGTGTTTCTTACCCCATAGTCTTTAATACAGTTCTAGCCCGTTTGAGCTGAATGAGGACCTGATCATTCACTAGTGTTGTACAGTAAGACGGAGTCTATacagtgtgttttagtgtgtgtgatgagtgtgaaaCTCTGCTGTGGCTTTAGCTCCAACAGGCTAACGGCTTCCTCGATACAAAGAGGCCTGCTCACACCGGGCCTCGGTTTAAAGAGTAAATACAGGGaaacgaaataaataaacaagactTACGTTCGCGCGTTTCGCTGCTTGCATCGCCATGATCGAAAATCCTGATTAATGTTCCGCTTTTACACTGAACTAAACAGATACTCTGAACTCTCAGCGAGCTCCTCACCAACTCCCACACTACGCACTGACTTCAGGCGCACGATGACGCACTTCCGTGTAGCCGACACATACACGAATGCAGCTGCGTTAAGTGAGCAACAATAAGCAacgaataaaggaaaaaaaaacaacacaaaaaaaaacaaataagcaaCGAATTATACCCGGAAGTGTTTCGTTTTTCGTGCTCCTCCTGAGTttccatttcaaaataaaagcaatgaAGCTTTTGAATATATTACAcaattaaatatagttttacCGATCTGGAGGGTTATCCATTGCTTTAGTGACGTCTCTGGTTTATATGTAACcatttctgttacaaatttgagtgatttaaaactattatttaaacaCTAGCCTTAACTTTAAACAGTAATATTAGTGTGAAATGAATCAGGGAGAGAATTTGGCaaaacagtataaaacattttttatacctCAACCATATATTCCATATTTACACATGCTGGGTCAGAAGAGACATTTACCCCTAGATGGCAGTAAGAGGTATGGTTGTTATCTTTTTTACAACTGTGAAAGCACTGACATGGTTCTTACAAACcgatctataataataataataataataataataataataataataataatgataataataataataataatcaatatcagtctgcagcctaaactatacattgcgtcaacataaacccatagtgaaattaattcagcagaccctcctctgtcagaaaacatggagtttactatcaaaaaagcgtaattgtagatgtAGGAGTCATCACACTATAGGCGATACATGGTTATATCCcattaaatgatatgaatacagggtgggcatagttgtatcagtctgcagcctaaactatacattgtgtcagcataaacccatagtgaaattaattcatcaaaccctcctctgtcagaaaacatggagttatctatgaaaaaagcgtaattgtagacGTAGGTGTCACTTATACTATAGGCGATACATGCCATTAAATTATCTTAATACAGAAAGGGCATAGTTGTATCAGTCTGcagcctaaactatacattgtgtcaacataaacccatagtgaaattaattcatcagaccctcctctgtcagaaaacatggagttatctatgaaaaaagcgtaattgtagatgAAGGAGTCATCACACTATAGGCGATACATGGTTATATCCcattaaatgatatgaatacagggtgggcatagttgtatcagtctgctgcctaaactatacattgtgtcagcataaacccatagtgaaattaattcatcagaccctcctctgtcagaaaacatggagttatctatgaaaaaagcgtaattgtagacGTAGGAGTCACTTATACTATAGGCGATACATGCCATTAAATTATCTTAATACAGAAAGGGCATAGTTGTATCAGTCTGcagcctaaactatacattgtgtcaacataaacccatagtgaaattaattcagcagaccctcctctgtcagaaaacatgtaGTTTTCTAtcaaaaaagcgtaattgtagatgtAGGAGTCATCACACTATAGGAGATACATGGTTATATCCcattaaatgatatgaatacagggtgggcatagttgtatcagtctgcagcctaaactatacattgtgtcaacataaacccatagtgaaattaattcagcagaccctcctctgtcagaaaacatggagtttactatcaaaaaagcgtaattgtagatgtAGGAGTCATCACACTATAGGCGATAAATGGTTATATAccattaaatgatattaatacaGAATAGGCATAGTTGTATCAGTCTGCTgtctaaactatacattgtgtcagcataaacccatagtgaaattaattcatcaaaccctcctctgtcagaaaacatggagttatctatgaaaaaagcgtaattgtagacGTAGGAGTCACTTATACTATAGGCGATACATGCCATTAAATTATCTTAATACAGAAAGGGCATAGTTGTATCAGTCTGcagcctaaactatacattgtgtcaacataaacccatagtgaaattaattcatcagaccctcctctgtcagaaaacatggagttatctatgaaaaaagcgtaattgtagatgtAGGAGTCATCACACTATAGGCGATACATGGTTATATCCcattaaatgatatgaatacagggtgggcatagttgtatcagtctgctgcctaaactatacattgtgtcaacataaacccatagtgaaattaattcagcagaccctcctctgtcagaaaacatggagtttaatatcaaaaaagcgtaattgtagatgtAGGGGTCACTTATACTATAGGCGATAAATGGTTATATCCTattaaatgatatgaatacagggtgggcatagttgtatcagtctgcagcctaaactatacattgtgtcaacataaacccatagtgaaattaattcagcagaccctcctctgtcagaaaacatggagtttactatcaaaaaagcgtaattgtagatgtAGGAGTCATCACACTATAGGCGATAAATGGTTATATAc
This genomic interval from Astyanax mexicanus isolate ESR-SI-001 chromosome 1, AstMex3_surface, whole genome shotgun sequence contains the following:
- the sf3b6 gene encoding splicing factor 3B subunit 6 — protein: MAMQAAKRANIRLPPEVNRILYIRNLPYKITAEEMYDIFGKYGPIRQIRVGNTPETRGTAYVVYEDIFDAKNACDHLSGFNVCNRYLVVLYYNANRAFQKMDTKKKEEQLKLLKEKYGINTDPPK